The sequence below is a genomic window from Setaria italica strain Yugu1 chromosome IV, Setaria_italica_v2.0, whole genome shotgun sequence.
TTCGGGCGTCCAACACGAAAAGGTTAGTACCTCTGATGGATAAATTGTATCCTTTTTACACGGTCAACTCACAGTAATACAATTACTTGTCCTCGTGCAGAACCCCTTCATGATTCACTTTGGACTCTGGAGTTCTGCAACCTGGAACTAGGGCTGTAAATGAGCTGAGCTCATCACCTCAAGCTTGAGCTTGTTAGAGCATCGAGCCGAGCCTCAAAACTGATCCAAGCTTAGAGCTAGGCTCAAGCTTGGCTCATTTATAATTCGAACCGATCAGTCGAGCTTATAGCGGTTAACCACGAATAATTCACGAGCTTTGAGATTTATATCATTCCTAAACTTAGTTCAGCAAACTCTACATAAATAATTGGTACTTTGTAAACATTGAGGATTTGCACAATGCAATTAGGCAAGAAAATTAAAGTATATGTATGTACACCTCATATATCATGGGCAATAATAGTGCACGAGCTTACTCGAGCTTTTCGATCTCAAGCTTGGTTTGTTTAGAAATCGAGCTGATCTAGCCGAACACGAAGAGCCAGCCCTACCTGGAACCATGTCAATAGTTTCCGAAGGTCAGCGAAGTTCTGATTGAATTCACCAAATGTTGAGCAGGTGCATTTTTTACTAGTCTTTAGTTCTCAAACAGTATTCCATTATGCCCCGGAGATATCTCCCGTTTGCCTCATTTGCTCGTGcatcattctgaaattccagTTCCGTTCAGGCATCAGAAGTTCCAAGGTGTTGGTTTGTGCTTTACTAGCCGGCCACTATTGTACTCCAGTTTTCAAGTTTTCCTgaccaaaaaataaaagatcCAGCAAGCCAGCGACAAGTTCGTCAAAACTTTCTCAACAGTGAAGTGAAATGGACAAAAAATCCTTCTGACATTCCTCATCTATCGTCATATTTTGAGTTTCGTCCCTCACCTGTAAAATCAGGTAATCAGGTATTTTGATCCTCAACTTTAAAATCCGTTTATTTTTATCCCTCAGCTATTTTAAAAGTAGTTTCACGTGACTAAGAGTGGTTTCACGTGACGTAACGTTAGGTTCCACATGTCTGGCGGTGGGTTCCACATTTCACGTgactttcttcctcccctcccttcctccttcccctctctcTTCTGCTCGTTCCAGCATCAGCTCGGTCGTCGGCGCCGCTTTCCTGCTGCCGTCTTTCTGCTTCTGCCCGAGCCCGCTGCCGAGGCTGTTGCTGCCGCCGTCCGCCTTGCGGGATCTCCGGGCCGCCAGGCCGCGCCCCCACCCGCCTCCGCACCTCGGGGACGCGCCGCCGAGTGGCTGGCCCCGCCGGGCCTCCGCTCCCCCACCGGACCACCgcaggccgccgcgccgctcccccgccaGACCACCGCCATCCGCTGCAGCTGCACTGCCGACCGAAGCCGCCGCTAGGACTCGCGCATCCTCTGCCGCGCCGCTTCCCGCTGAACCGCAGCTGGGCCGCGCCCCTACCAGGGCGGAGCTGCCGTGCGCGTCCCacgccaggccgccgccgcaccgctcCCCCGTCAGACCGCCGGCCACGCTTGCCGCCGAGCTGCTCCCCCGCCTGGGTGCTGTTGACCTCCGCGCCGGGGGCCAGCCACCCGCGCCGGAGCCCACCGCGCGCTGACGAGCTGCTCCCTCGCTTAGCTGCTGCTGACCTCCGCGTCAGAGACGGCAACCTGCAACGCTCTCTCATCACGATGTACCTGAAATGTGGAAAGTGGGGTGCATTCAGCTGTCAGTTTCTTTGACGGGATCTCTGAGCCAACCATGATTTCTTGGACGGCCATGATTGCCGGGTTGGTGCAGAATGGCGTTGCCATGGAAGCGGCCGTCTTCTACAGACGCATGGTGAGGGTTGGGGAGAAGGGGAATGACTTTTGCTTCACTAGTGTGCTCTCAGCATTCAGCACCCTTGCGAATCTGGAGCATGGTGAGATGGTGCATTGTCGCGCTGTGACGGCTGGGTTTTGTTTCGATGTGATCCTTGGGAACACCCTTGTTGACATGTACTTCATGTGTGGCAGCTCTACAGATGCTCAATTTGTCTGACACAATGCGAGCACACGGCGTGGTGTCGTGGACAGCTATGGTTGTTGGGTAAGGGCGACATGGTGAGGCCAGAAAAGCAAACGCTAATTATCAGATGGGACTGCAACTCGATTCATTTGAATGGGAGTCACTTCTTGGTGCTTGTGGAATACATGGAGAAGTTGGCCTGGGTAAGAGGTCGGCAGGGAAGGCCATTGAGCTGGAGCCACGGAAAGACAGGCCTTATGTTTTGCTGTCGAACATGTCCGCTGAACAATGCCAATGGTGCGTAAAGGAGATGTTGAGAGAGAGGCTTGGATACAGCAATGTCAGGAAGGATGCTGCTCTCAGCTGGTTTCCAGTTTCTGAAGCAAATTAACAATCTCATATGGTTCTGTGTGGTTTCTCAGACATTTGTGGGAAGATGAGGAAACAGAGGGGATGAACACCATACATACTTGTTGAATTCACAGAGCTGGAGCATCAGGAATCGTCAGTCAGTCACCTCGTGAGGTTTTGCAGATGCAAGGGCACGAGCAGTCCAGGAAACAAAAGTTACAATGATCAAGGTAACAATGCTATTCCCTTCTACGTATGCAAGGGCGAACTCTTCATGCAAATGGAATGAATCAAGATCAACCCCCATTAGGTGAACAAATCAAGAAACTTTCATGCGACCCATCCTACACATGGAGTTAGATTACAACCGCGCACATATACAGGTGATGGAATGCGCCTCTGATGCGACGAAATTAAGATCAAAGGAACAATTAGAACTGCTTAACCCTACGGATTCCTCCCCTGTTGTCAGGAATAACCACCCTATTTCTCCAATATGCACAAAGCCTTCCCTGTCCTACCTCCCTTGTGCCCTCCCTGTTGATGGGCATTGCGTGTTCTATTTTCGCTGCACAGCCGCCGTTCCTCCGCAGCCTAAATGAACAAGAAAACCATGCATCGTTAGAGACCAATTAATATGTATTGAAATCTCAGGCGTGGTTCAGCCTccaggttttttttttgccaattgtTATTCAGATACACAAGCATGTACATTTTGTTTTTAGTTGTTGATTCAGATCAACAATGTGAATATTTTGATTAAAAACTGTGCATTTTAGTGAATGTGCTTTTTCGTGAGGATTTAGAAATATTCACTCCTGTTTATTAATTGAACATTTTTAAAGCTACATTTGCAATATAACTAGTAAGTTATACGTACAAGTTGAACGAAAAGGGACAAATTGCTGAACTTACAAAATCTGATCCTGGCCAACTAGCTGCCCTGCCTGCCGTCTCACGAGATGCCGTACGAGTAGTCGTCGCTGCCTCGCCGCGACGACCGCTCGCCGATGCTCGTGACCCGCTGTATCGACCCTGTTCGAACGTACTCGGCGTGCGAGCTCCGGCTGGCCGGGTCTTCGCCGCCTCTCTCCTCTTGCCTCTCCCTCACCGTGGCGAGCGCcgcggccaccacctcctccaccctcgccgccacctccttcatgTCCGGCCGCTTCTCCGGATCCGCCTCGACGCAGTCCACCGCCACCTGAATGAGCCGCGTCATGTCTTGCTGGGCGAACTTCCACTTCGCCATGATGGCCGGGTCGAGCAGGTCGCGCTCGAAGCCGTCGGCCATCGCCGACGTCGCCCACATGACGAGGTCCGTGCCGCCCTTGGCGTTGTGGAGGTACTGCGTCGGGAACTTGCcggtgaggagctcgaggaggacgacgccgagGCAGTAGACGTCGGACTTGGCGCTCACCGGGTGCCCGGCGACGCACTCGGGGGCGCAGCGCGCGAACATGGACGACTGCGTGGACGGCGCGTGGTTGATGAGGCCGGAGAAGCCGAAGTCGGCGAGGAGGGGCTCGAAGTCCGGGGCGAGGAGGATGTTGGCCGACTTGAGGTTTCCGTGGGGCACCTCGTGGTCGGCCAGCTCCGCGTGGAGgaacgccgcgccgcgcgcgacgCCGACGGCCACCTTGAGCCGCATCGGCCAGTCGAGCGCCGCGTAGTCCATGCCCCGGTCGCCGTGGAGCACGTAGAGCAGGCTGCCCTTGGGGATGTACTCGTAGACGAGGAGCTTCTCGTCGCTGCGGTAGTGGtaggcgagcggcggcagcaggttGGCGTGGCGCACGGCGCCGAGCCGCCTCATCTCGGCCTCGAACGCGTCCTTGGTCGCCCGGTTCATGTCGCGGGCGCGCTTGACCACGACGGCCACGCCGTTGGCCATCACCGCCTTGTACGCCGACCCGAGCCCGCCGCTCCCGATCACCTCGGCCGCCGCCTTCATCAGGTCGGCGAGCCCGAACGCGCCCTTGCTGTTGTTCACCATGACTAGATCCCCCCCGGACCGGCTGCTTAGGTCGTCCACCTTCGCCGAAGCCGATCGCCGGTGCCCGAGTCCCGATGATCCTATCCTCCTCCCAAGCCACGACGCGCTCCGCTTCTGCGAGGTCGTCGATGCCTGCTTCACCATGTACACGGGCGGCTTCTCCTCGAGGCCCTCCATGTCGAGGCTGCGGGCGCGGCTGCTGGGCTGGCTACTGCTGCACGCGCGGAGGATGATGACCATCACGACGGCCGAGACGAGCAGCGTGGCAAACACGACGGCGACCCGCACAGACGAGCTGACCACGGTCTGCTCGCGCTTGCACTGCTTTGTGTTGGTCGGCACGTAGCAGAGGTACTCGTTGCCGGCGAACCTGCTGGCGTCGAACTTCCGGAACGCCTCCGGCACGACGCCCTCGAGGTCGTTCCCCGACACGTTTAACGACttgagcgccggcggcggcgcgggcgggagcTCCCCCGTGAAGGCGTTGCGGTCGAGGTGGAGCTCGAGGAGGGACGTGGCCTGCGTGATGGACGCCGGGATGGAGCCGTTGAGCTGGTTGCCGTTGAGCCAGAGCTTCTTGAGGTGGCTGAGGTTGCCGAAGAAGCCCTCGGGGATGCTCCCGGAGAACTGGTTGTTGGAGAGGTACATCGACTTGAGCGCCTTGAGCTGGTGGAAGGCGGGGAGCGGGCCGGAGAAGTTGTTCCTGGCGAAGGAGACAGACCTGAGCCGCGGGAAGCTGGCCAGCGCGTTGACGTCGATGGTGCCGCCAAGCTCGAGGCCGCTCAGGCGGAGGCCCGTGACCCTGCCGCCGGAGCACACCACGCCGTGCCACTCGTGCGAGTCGGGCGCGCAGGGGGACTTGTCGCCGTCCTTGTCGgtgatgagccacgacgagagGGACGAGGAGTTGGTGAAGGACTTCTTGAGCTGCATCAGCGCCTCGGTGACGGGCATGTTGCCCTCCGCGACGATGGCCGCCgggagcgccgcggcggcggcgacgacgacgaggaggaggcggtgaggAGGCGGGGCCATCGCGTGAGGGCGCCCGGGACGGGGAGGCCGCCGTGTCGGGCGCGCGAGCCTAAGGTTGGGGAGGATGGTTGCGCGGGTGGTTTTGCATTCTCGGGGCTCAGTTTCTTCGGCAGAGGGAGATCTTGCCCGTAATAGGCAACCGAGGATATCGGAATGCGGTCGTGTGAGGACCGGATTCGACCAGGTCTAAAATGTGCTAAAACTTCGTAATTCTAAAATACAagaggttttagttttatatATATTGTACGTGACTTCTTTAACTTTAACAACATTTAGAGAAAAAATACACTAATATTTATAATAGCAAATAAATGCACTGTTAATACATGTTTATGAAGAATTTAATAAAACTAATTTGATGTGTAAAATTGGTGTACTTTTCTATGGATTCTGTCAAAGTTAAAGATGCTTAACATAGGATAAAAGTTAAAGCTAAGACCTCTTGCATTTGGGAATGGAAGGAATACTTTTGATCCATGTGCCGTGAGCTTGCAAGCAAGATGCTATGAATGTTGGTGACCTTTTGGAAtacatttttctataaatttcgTCAAAGTTAATACATATTTCAAACTTTTTGTTGACTTTGATCAAATTTAGTGAAAAAATATACTAGCATCTATAATATCAATAAATTTCATGTTTAAGCTAAGACAAAACTAAGACCTCTTATATTTTCGAATGGAGGAATACGCTTGATCTGCTTGCTTTGGATCTGCGAGCAAGATGCTATACTTGTTATTTGAGAATATATGTTGTATATCATGTGTGAGAATAGATGTTGTATATCATGTGTCTGAATCTTGAGCCGCTCACCTCCATCGATCTTAGTCACCCATTTGTGGTCTAACATCTCGAATTTTTTTTACTTCTTCCTTTGGCTCACGCCACATCGCGACACTCTCCCACCTCGTGTGTCCTCCTTGGGCCATCTCCCCCGTCCTCGAGCTCACCAAAGTTCATAGGGCAAAATGTTGTATATCATGTGTCCCTCGATTTAGGCACGTCTCTCTTCCCTCTTGCACACGTAGAAACACTTACCCTCTCTTTATTCTTTTTAAGATGGACGTGCCTTCTACCGTAGATCGCTGCTCGTCCTGCTCTACAGTACACATGCAGATGCTAGGGCTAGCCCATAGCAGTGTAGATTGGACCATAGAAATATAAAGCAGGCACTCAAATTCGGGACCATGCTTATGTCCACAGCCTTAGGCTTTAGGATGAGCAATGGTGGTAGTGATGGAAACCGGAGCATCTAAGGTGAGGCCATGAGAGGatcatggttttttttttatttttaaagtgGGACCAACTTTTAGGACAGACTCGGTATCGTACATAACAAAGCTAGCATCACAAATATGTGGATCCCACCATAAACTAGCGTCGCCCTCAAACACTCTGGATACCCACTTTGACTAACAACTACTCTATGAGTTTTATATTTTCTTTATGGGATACAATATGTAATGACCTCAATTTTGTGTCACAAAAATTATGCAATGATAGAGTATTCGTTGACCAAAAGCTTTTCTTAACGAAACAAACTGAGGTAGTACTCCAACAAAAAATCTGAATTCCATAAGTTTGAAATTAAAAAGAATACTTTGGGGGCATAAGAATAATAGAAATATTTTACAGGAAACAAAAACGCATGGACCTAATCCTATCCCTCTGGAAAGTCCACAACTTTAGACATATAGATGGAGAGATCGTACAAAATTTCACATAAAAAACACAATAAAAAAGGAAGCTATCCGACGGACCTAAGGATGCAGAAATATGGGCGCAAGTTTCTCACTAAGCAGCTTGCTGACACGAGAGGTCAAAAATAGCCATGGGAGAATTCCAACCTACACCAGCAAGATGAGGGATTAGGGTAAAATAAAGCTTTCATTTTCCTGCAAAAAGAAACGGCTAGCCCAATCCAGGAGAACTGAAGGTAAATGATCCGCCAATAACTGAATTTACTAGACGGTTGTGTCACAACTAACACAAGCGGGTTAAACTCGTTAGGCTAGTCCCAATGGAAAGTTTCATGGCATTAAATTCaataccacatcagcaaaattgctgacttaGCAAGGTAATTAATAGAGGGAGTTTCATCaaatgagagaggagtttcattcCCATGACACTCATCCGGCATACTTACCTAGTTCTCAATCTAGGTAACtgtacaataaaactgtacaTTAAGATTTGTCTTACAACTTATAAATAAGACATCACTATgtcttttctctctctcgacCCATTCACCTAACCACCTTCTAATAGGAGTGACCCATGACAGACTTCTTAATCTAAATGAGTAACAAAAATTAAGATGAACATGCATCTGTTCAACAGGGATTTATGTCGAACCAATCTATATACATGGGGGCCCTTGAAAGTTTGGTGAACCTTACCACAACACGGCCTGTAGCAGCATCTACACCTCTCCAGGAAAACAACCTTCCTGTGAATTCGAATCACGTGCAATTATTAACCTTTTAGATTATTCTTTGAGTATGTGAACAATGGTCCAGTGAAATAAAAAGGATGAAAATAAATACAGTTCTGGTCCCAAGATTCAGATCGTAGAACAACCATGCAAGTGCAAAGGAGCAAGCATTCATTAGTGAAAAACCCCCAAAAAATGTCATCATGACAAAACTGCAGTGTATCTTGATAACAATTATTTACAGTCATGATATATAATTGGCCTAACTGTTCTCAGTTAGGCCAATTAATCTTCTAAAATGCATGAAATAAATTAGGGGAAAGGGGGAACACTGATGATTATTCTGCTCAAGGAACACcattgtagaaaaaaaaattccaacaaATGTCACAAGTACATGAAAGCAAAGGTCAAATTTTCCCTAGTAGTCAAATGGAATAGTGGACTACCCAAGAGCAGCGAGCAAACATAAGCATTCAGGCACAATACAATGTTTTAGAACAATATGATATCTGATAAAATTCAATAGCATACCGAAGGGCTGGAGAAGGTGCTTAGGAACAGTAGTTACAGGAGTACTCCAAAACCACAGAACGAGCGCACCATAGATTAGAACCTACCAGGTGAATTTGATGAGTCACTCCAGAAATTATACATACAAATAGGAATGCTAGAAAATAAAAACCACATGAATTACCTTGGTGATCAACAAAACTTTGCCATATTGTTCGTATAAAGATTCCTTCCCTTTAATGTTCAGATCTTGTACTGTAAATTGGACAAAAGAAGAGAGTTTTAAACAGTTGTGAATTGCAACTGCATTCCTTGGGACCAACTATTTGCGAGAATGGTACTGCCTTGATTTGATAACAATATATCAGTGAGAGCATGGGAATGCGGTAATATTGAAGGAAATTTCACTTTCCTGATTCTAAAGCAAGGCACTGTATCCTTTTCTTAGAAACACTTATACATAATCAATTAACCATTAGGGGACGATCCtactgtttcataaaaaaaggtGGACCGGCACATGAAAAACTTTAAGAGTTCAAGTATTTTCTAAAACATTTACAAGAATTGAACTCTTACTTTTTGCCAGCTCCTTCTCTTTAGCAGCAGCCAGTCTTTTCAGTTTTGCGGCCTGCGCAAACGTTGAGGGTCTGGAAACAAAATCCTGGAAGGACTCAGAGATATTGAGGAGGAAAAAAGAATTTGGAGAAGAGCTACACCAAAATCGCTAAATCACAGGACGAGTGTATCCAAATTGCCTACGTGGATAGTGCACTAGCCTCCTTGAGAATTTGCGTGATCTCCATCCGTAGTTTGAGCTGCTCATCAGAAAGTGACCCCCTCTGGAACATCAACAGGTCAGGGCAACATTACTGGAACAGAAAAAACAGTCGGAATTGTAGCAGGTAACAGATCCAATAATCACGGGAGGCAGCATCTTGTCGATGCAGAATGATTCCTTAGCTATCCAGTTCGCTCAAAATGTTATCTTTTCTTCGGAAAAGAATAATCTGGgacaggaaaagaaaagaacattCGTGGTACCGACCCTTCTCGCGAGATCGAGGACGCCGTCGAGCATCTGCAGCGCGGAGAccaggaggaagacgaagatggcCGCCAGGGACATTGTCGTCGTCGGCGATctaggcggcgcggccgcgcggggacGGTGGCGGTGGAATAGTCCGGTCGGGTTAGTTCTGTTCGTCTCCGCGTGGATACAGAGCCTGACCCAGGTCTCCTCTGCCCGTCTGGATATATCCTGGCCGTTGGTTCTGTAGCCTTGTCGCAGATCAACGGCCTAGATGAAACTAATTGGATTGTTATCAGACACCTGGGCTGAGCAGTGAGCAGAACGAAGGGCAAGGCGAGCCACCGGCACCAACCAGGTAATCCATGGCACTCTCGagcacagacgagaagaagacggcggcggagatCGTCGCCGCGTTGGATCTGCAGCGCCACCCCGACGGCGGCTTCTACCTGGAGACCTTCCGCGACCCCTCCATCTCTCTCCCCGCGTCCGCCCTGCCGCCCCGCTGTAAGCTTCACGCGTTTCCCTAGCTTTATTGCCTTGTTGCTCTCGCGTTTCCTTTGGTTAGATCTAGTTCTAGCTGCAGAGATAGAAATTATAGAGCGGTAGAATCCCCATTCCCCATTGAAAGTGGCTCCTTGCTGTAAGTAGTTGTAATCGGTGTCTGTTTCGTGAGTTAG
It includes:
- the LOC101781732 gene encoding pollen receptor-like kinase 3; this translates as MAPPPHRLLLVVVAAAAALPAAIVAEGNMPVTEALMQLKKSFTNSSSLSSWLITDKDGDKSPCAPDSHEWHGVVCSGGRVTGLRLSGLELGGTIDVNALASFPRLRSVSFARNNFSGPLPAFHQLKALKSMYLSNNQFSGSIPEGFFGNLSHLKKLWLNGNQLNGSIPASITQATSLLELHLDRNAFTGELPPAPPPALKSLNVSGNDLEGVVPEAFRKFDASRFAGNEYLCYVPTNTKQCKREQTVVSSSVRVAVVFATLLVSAVVMVIILRACSSSQPSSRARSLDMEGLEEKPPVYMVKQASTTSQKRSASWLGRRIGSSGLGHRRSASAKVDDLSSRSGGDLVMVNNSKGAFGLADLMKAAAEVIGSGGLGSAYKAVMANGVAVVVKRARDMNRATKDAFEAEMRRLGAVRHANLLPPLAYHYRSDEKLLVYEYIPKGSLLYVLHGDRGMDYAALDWPMRLKVAVGVARGAAFLHAELADHEVPHGNLKSANILLAPDFEPLLADFGFSGLINHAPSTQSSMFARCAPECVAGHPVSAKSDVYCLGVVLLELLTGKFPTQYLHNAKGGTDLVMWATSAMADGFERDLLDPAIMAKWKFAQQDMTRLIQVAVDCVEADPEKRPDMKEVAARVEEVVAAALATVRERQEERGGEDPASRSSHAEYVRTGSIQRVTSIGERSSRRGSDDYSYGIS
- the LOC101782131 gene encoding uncharacterized protein LOC101782131; this encodes MSLAAIFVFLLVSALQMLDGVLDLARRRGSLSDEQLKLRMEITQILKEASALSTPSTFAQAAKLKRLAAAKEKELAKIQDLNIKGKESLYEQYGKVLLITKVLIYGALVLWFWSTPVTTVPKHLLQPFGRLFSWRGVDAATGRVVVGILPWLFLTSRVSKLLSEKLAPIFLHP